In Sphingobium sp. EP60837, one genomic interval encodes:
- a CDS encoding M10 family metallopeptidase C-terminal domain-containing protein: MTIYAASGAEFDANSTYARTQAHSDAATLADGSAIFIWVDADFNTSANRYIRAKIYAPDGSAQSAELTLVSGSSFINPAVAGLTGGGFVVTWEGQMTVQAQIFDANGVAAGAAFNVSPAGLSADRPDVTALDGGGFAISWHDERTSGTDTSRSGVHVRSFDQYGAALQPDTLVNLATIGNQADASIAALPGGGYVVTFTDRGGSSWLIKARIYDAAGAPVGSEFVVNSGAGATSVESSVTVLASGAFAVAWYETGTAGSGHAIQLFSASGGRIGSQINVPNGLSGTQVGPKLVALAEGGFALAWTANTGTLSDGSGRAVFVQVFDAMGQAAGGPMLANSQTLGDQFDPTITALGSGGFMVSWTDSAGAGADDDQVKARIFTPQYPVEITSDGGADDATVTANENQLSVTQVGATAGSASADIRYTIDGGEDAGLFTIDTASGLLSFLMAPDFESPWGSDNLYTVRVRASNIYYSDAQTITVSIGDVNEAPRIISNGGGTTASLQRQENSIAVTTVVASDLEGDGVTYAIAGGPDAHLFAIDAATGVLTFINAPDFEAPTDFAEDNFYTVVVAASDGTLSSIQRIEILVENVNEAPRITSYGGATTAAVPVMENQQTGALVQATDVESGAVTYAIAGGADAALFTINTATGELRFRAAPDFEMPADADRNNVYNVLVSASDGTLSATQMIEIRVENANEAPLFRSYAGASSVSLAISENQQGAAFVNAIDPDGAVVTYALAGADANMFVINMLSGELRFKSAPDFEAPSDVDRNNAYEVQVTATDGSLSSVQSLLISVTDLTEAAYIIGTAGNDLISASKTVAGQAFATAYGDRIEGRGGADIISGGGGNDIIDGGAGNDRLNGEAGADMLTGGLGADIFEFASIADSGPATTDRIIDFSRQQGDIISLANIDAKSSTVANDAFKFIGTKAFSKEAGQLRYDQFGGNSYLSGDVNGDAIADFQIEIIGSVKFAANDFIL, translated from the coding sequence ATGACGATCTATGCCGCATCAGGGGCGGAGTTTGACGCCAACTCCACCTACGCAAGAACGCAGGCCCATTCCGACGCCGCGACGCTGGCGGATGGCAGCGCGATCTTCATCTGGGTGGACGCCGATTTCAACACGAGCGCTAATCGCTACATCCGGGCGAAAATCTATGCGCCTGACGGGTCCGCGCAGAGTGCCGAATTGACGCTCGTATCAGGATCGAGCTTCATAAATCCGGCGGTAGCCGGCCTGACGGGTGGCGGTTTCGTCGTCACCTGGGAAGGTCAGATGACCGTCCAGGCGCAAATTTTCGACGCAAATGGTGTGGCTGCCGGAGCCGCCTTCAACGTGAGCCCGGCCGGTCTCTCCGCCGACCGCCCCGATGTGACGGCGCTCGATGGCGGCGGCTTCGCAATCAGCTGGCATGATGAAAGAACCAGCGGCACCGATACGTCGCGATCCGGCGTCCATGTCCGCAGCTTCGACCAATATGGCGCAGCGCTGCAGCCGGACACACTCGTCAACCTTGCCACAATCGGCAACCAGGCAGATGCGTCGATTGCGGCCCTGCCCGGCGGCGGCTATGTCGTCACCTTCACGGACCGGGGCGGCTCGAGCTGGCTGATCAAGGCGCGCATCTATGATGCGGCAGGCGCGCCGGTCGGATCGGAATTTGTCGTCAATAGCGGGGCTGGCGCGACATCGGTTGAGTCGTCGGTGACTGTGCTTGCCAGCGGTGCCTTCGCCGTCGCCTGGTATGAGACCGGTACGGCCGGGAGCGGTCATGCAATCCAGCTTTTCTCTGCATCGGGCGGACGGATCGGATCGCAGATAAACGTGCCAAACGGCCTGTCGGGCACGCAGGTCGGCCCCAAATTGGTGGCGCTCGCCGAGGGCGGATTTGCCCTTGCATGGACTGCCAACACTGGGACGCTGAGCGATGGGTCGGGCCGCGCAGTGTTCGTCCAAGTCTTCGATGCGATGGGTCAGGCAGCCGGCGGTCCCATGCTCGCCAACAGCCAGACCCTTGGCGACCAGTTCGATCCGACGATTACCGCCCTGGGATCGGGTGGCTTCATGGTCAGCTGGACAGATAGTGCGGGCGCCGGAGCCGATGACGATCAGGTGAAGGCCCGGATCTTCACCCCGCAATATCCGGTCGAGATCACGTCGGACGGAGGCGCAGACGATGCCACCGTCACAGCCAACGAAAATCAGCTGAGCGTCACCCAGGTCGGGGCGACCGCCGGTAGTGCGTCGGCCGATATTCGCTACACGATCGATGGCGGCGAGGATGCGGGACTGTTCACCATCGATACCGCGTCCGGCCTGCTCAGCTTCCTCATGGCGCCGGACTTTGAAAGCCCATGGGGGAGCGACAATCTCTACACCGTTCGGGTCCGGGCGAGCAATATTTACTACAGCGATGCCCAGACAATCACTGTCAGCATCGGCGATGTGAATGAAGCGCCCCGCATCATCTCCAATGGTGGCGGCACGACCGCCTCACTACAACGACAGGAAAATTCGATCGCAGTGACTACTGTGGTTGCTTCCGATTTAGAAGGCGACGGAGTCACCTATGCGATCGCGGGCGGACCCGACGCGCATCTATTTGCCATCGACGCCGCGACAGGCGTGCTGACCTTCATCAATGCGCCAGACTTTGAGGCTCCGACGGATTTCGCCGAAGATAATTTCTACACCGTCGTGGTCGCCGCCAGCGATGGAACGCTTTCTTCAATCCAGCGGATCGAAATCCTCGTTGAAAATGTCAACGAGGCCCCACGCATCACCTCCTATGGTGGGGCCACTACGGCAGCTGTCCCCGTCATGGAAAACCAGCAGACAGGCGCACTCGTCCAGGCGACGGACGTCGAGAGTGGCGCAGTAACCTATGCGATCGCGGGGGGAGCCGACGCCGCATTGTTCACCATCAACACGGCGACGGGTGAACTGCGGTTCAGAGCTGCGCCGGATTTTGAAATGCCTGCAGACGCTGACCGCAACAATGTCTATAACGTGCTGGTCTCTGCGAGCGATGGAACTTTGTCTGCCACGCAGATGATCGAAATACGCGTCGAAAACGCCAATGAAGCACCTCTATTTCGGTCTTATGCCGGAGCCAGCAGCGTCTCTCTTGCGATCAGCGAAAACCAGCAAGGCGCGGCGTTCGTAAATGCAATCGACCCCGACGGCGCTGTCGTGACCTATGCATTGGCAGGTGCGGATGCCAATATGTTCGTGATCAACATGTTGTCCGGGGAACTGCGTTTCAAATCCGCGCCCGATTTCGAAGCACCATCCGATGTGGATCGCAATAATGCCTATGAGGTTCAGGTCACCGCCACAGACGGGAGTCTGAGCAGCGTTCAGTCGCTCCTGATCAGCGTAACCGACCTGACTGAGGCCGCCTATATCATCGGCACTGCCGGAAACGACCTCATCTCGGCGAGCAAAACGGTCGCCGGACAAGCTTTTGCGACAGCCTATGGGGACCGGATCGAGGGTCGAGGTGGTGCGGATATAATTTCCGGCGGAGGAGGCAACGACATTATAGACGGCGGAGCCGGTAATGACCGCCTGAATGGCGAAGCTGGGGCCGACATGCTCACCGGCGGGCTTGGCGCGGATATTTTTGAGTTTGCGAGCATCGCAGACAGCGGACCGGCCACGACCGATCGCATCATTGACTTCAGCCGACAACAGGGTGATATCATTTCGCTGGCGAACATCGACGCCAAGTCGTCAACAGTTGCGAACGATGCTTTTAAGTTCATCGGCACGAAGGCGTTCAGTAAGGAGGCCGGGCAGCTTCGCTATGATCAGTTCGGTGGAAACAGCTATTTGTCGGGCGATGTAAACGGTGATGCCATCGCTGATTTCCAGATCGAAATAATCGGCAGCGTCAAGTTTGCTGCCAACGATTTTATCCTGTAA
- a CDS encoding App1 family protein, producing MTEQRSFFSTFLRAAAVDVEADIDRIEDLLFRDEDPARKIRLLTYAGYRNDREVRFSGRVIRFRDPLDAGEGTLSRLRAMMAIYNSEEVPEICVRCDAYGGTAETWTDEEGYFSFALPLKKPLPETTRWEEAVVSTPEREAQQVKMAVPIMAPALDSHWGVISDIDDTVVETGATNFVKNWRRVLVDRPQDRLAVPGAAKLYQMIAHDHQAPARPFFYVSSSPWNLYGFIAEFMERNGIPHGPMFLTDYGIDPGKLIKAAHDTHKLAAIEAILAFYPQLRFLLIGDNGQHDVEIYARVVRDFPGRVAAVFIRDVEGSCKQGAKGALLNEMEASGIPIFCGAGFNDALAAAERLELDRPFEAAKAISAKAS from the coding sequence ATGACCGAGCAGCGCTCCTTTTTTAGCACTTTCCTGCGCGCCGCCGCAGTGGATGTGGAAGCTGACATCGACCGCATCGAGGACCTACTTTTCAGGGATGAGGACCCTGCGCGAAAAATCCGATTGCTCACCTATGCCGGCTATCGCAACGATCGTGAGGTCCGCTTCTCGGGCCGCGTTATCCGATTCAGAGATCCGCTTGATGCGGGCGAGGGAACACTGTCCCGCTTGCGCGCGATGATGGCGATCTACAATAGCGAAGAAGTGCCGGAAATCTGTGTCCGTTGCGACGCTTACGGAGGGACGGCCGAAACGTGGACCGACGAAGAAGGCTATTTCAGCTTCGCGCTCCCGCTCAAAAAGCCGCTGCCGGAGACCACCAGGTGGGAAGAGGCGGTGGTATCAACCCCCGAGCGGGAGGCGCAGCAAGTTAAGATGGCGGTGCCCATCATGGCGCCCGCGTTGGACAGCCATTGGGGCGTCATATCCGACATTGACGATACAGTCGTGGAAACCGGGGCAACGAACTTCGTCAAGAATTGGCGCAGGGTACTGGTGGATCGCCCGCAGGACAGGCTGGCCGTGCCGGGCGCGGCGAAGCTTTACCAGATGATCGCCCATGATCATCAAGCACCCGCCCGGCCTTTCTTCTATGTGTCGTCCAGTCCGTGGAATCTCTACGGCTTCATCGCCGAGTTCATGGAACGAAACGGTATTCCCCATGGACCCATGTTCCTAACAGACTATGGCATCGACCCTGGCAAGCTAATCAAGGCGGCGCATGATACGCACAAGCTCGCTGCCATCGAGGCCATACTCGCTTTTTACCCGCAGCTCCGTTTCCTGCTGATCGGCGACAATGGCCAGCATGACGTCGAGATTTACGCGCGGGTCGTGCGCGATTTCCCTGGGCGGGTGGCTGCGGTCTTCATTAGAGACGTCGAAGGAAGCTGCAAGCAGGGGGCCAAGGGTGCGCTGCTGAACGAGATGGAGGCAAGCGGTATTCCCATATTCTGCGGTGCAGGCTTCAACGATGCTTTGGCCGCCGCGGAACGGCTTGAACTGGATCGACCGTTTGAAGCGGCCAAGGCCATCAGCGCCAAGGCCTCATAG
- the creD gene encoding cell envelope integrity protein CreD — MIEGTAEGSRKARSPGIKLLFAALVALALIVPLMLVYALVWDRQSQSQTAQDAINAGWGGPQIIAGPVVAVPFRIAQVQEEQVGGQTITRTVEIEKLLYISPVENFVTTVVRPEERRKSIYRSVLYDAHIKGTARFELPQDLPRFGITAERLLWDRAELRIGASDARGLTNGGSFSVAGKALAVQPGKGPGATGGQGFFAFVPWTGEGRLAVTYDFGLRGSRSLSLVPRGGKTHWEVRSTWPSPSFGGAFLPERRTISDRGFTARYVIDKLALGQPPVAMEELGPPLLNDDSGYAMAPVIDSRASAVSRDPGRTVEAVSGNSRAVTVGLIEPINLYSKVDRSVKYGFLFIGFTFLTFLLFDIVGGAKVAAAEYLLTGAALVLFFVLLLAFAEVIGFTPAYLLGAGAIIGLLSAYSATVLGSWRRGRFVGALLIGLYALLFVLLSLEAWSLLIGSVLLLLALASVMYATRNVEWSSVGQGSPHRD, encoded by the coding sequence TTGATCGAAGGCACAGCCGAAGGATCACGCAAAGCGCGTTCGCCCGGGATCAAGCTTCTATTCGCGGCACTGGTGGCATTGGCGCTCATTGTGCCCTTGATGCTGGTTTATGCACTCGTGTGGGATCGACAGAGCCAGTCACAGACTGCCCAGGATGCGATCAACGCAGGATGGGGCGGGCCTCAGATTATCGCCGGTCCGGTCGTCGCGGTTCCATTCCGCATCGCCCAAGTGCAAGAGGAGCAGGTTGGCGGGCAAACGATTACCCGCACTGTCGAAATCGAAAAGCTGCTCTACATTTCCCCGGTCGAGAATTTCGTCACGACCGTCGTCAGGCCGGAGGAACGCCGCAAATCGATCTATCGCAGCGTCCTCTATGACGCACATATTAAAGGGACCGCCCGTTTCGAGCTGCCGCAGGACTTGCCGCGATTCGGCATCACTGCAGAGCGGTTATTATGGGACCGCGCGGAACTGCGCATTGGAGCGTCCGATGCCCGCGGGCTGACCAACGGTGGTTCGTTTTCTGTTGCCGGAAAGGCGCTTGCGGTGCAGCCGGGCAAAGGTCCTGGGGCCACGGGCGGACAGGGTTTCTTCGCTTTTGTCCCATGGACGGGGGAAGGAAGGCTAGCTGTAACCTATGACTTTGGCTTGCGGGGCAGTCGTTCGCTGAGTCTAGTGCCACGAGGTGGCAAGACCCATTGGGAAGTGAGATCGACATGGCCGAGCCCAAGTTTTGGTGGGGCTTTCCTTCCGGAAAGGCGCACTATCTCGGACCGCGGCTTTACTGCACGTTATGTGATCGACAAGTTGGCGCTCGGCCAGCCTCCCGTGGCTATGGAGGAACTCGGACCGCCACTTCTGAATGACGACTCCGGCTATGCAATGGCACCGGTCATCGACAGTAGGGCATCAGCTGTCAGCCGCGACCCTGGCCGGACTGTAGAAGCCGTCAGTGGCAATTCGCGGGCTGTGACTGTCGGTCTCATCGAGCCGATCAACCTCTATTCGAAGGTAGATCGATCAGTAAAATATGGCTTCCTGTTTATCGGGTTCACCTTTCTGACATTCCTGCTGTTCGACATTGTCGGCGGGGCGAAGGTCGCAGCGGCGGAATATTTGCTGACCGGGGCAGCGCTTGTGCTGTTTTTCGTGTTGCTGCTCGCCTTTGCAGAAGTGATCGGCTTCACCCCGGCTTATCTTTTGGGCGCAGGCGCGATCATCGGCCTGCTATCGGCTTACAGCGCTACGGTGCTGGGGAGCTGGCGACGCGGTCGATTCGTAGGCGCGCTGCTGATTGGATTGTACGCGCTGCTCTTCGTGCTCCTCAGTCTTGAGGCATGGTCGCTATTGATCGGTTCGGTTCTGCTGCTGCTTGCTCTTGCAAGCGTGATGTACGCGACACGAAACGTCGAATGGAGTAGTGTTGGACAGGGAAGTCCACACAGGGACTGA
- a CDS encoding HAMP domain-containing protein, protein MNEQVSHKALDRRDLLAALRGFSRGDFSVRLPEDLDGQDGEIALLFNQVVGLEEQMTSEFERLSHVVGKDGKITQRGHVPGAMGGWEAKIRSVNELIEDMVQPTAEVARVIGAVAKGDLSQSMTVEIDGRPLRGEFLRIGKVVNTMVEQLASFASEVTRVAREVGTEGKLGGQATVKGVAGTWKDLTDNVNAMATNLTGQVRNIAEVTTAVASGDLSKKITVEVKGEILELKNTINVMVDQLNSFASEVTRVAREVGTEGKLGGQAQVEGVGGTWKDLTDNVNLMADNLTGQVRNIAEVTTAVASGDLSKKITVDVKGEILELKNTINVMVDQLNSFASEVTRVAREVGTEGKLGGQAQVPGVAGTWKDLTDNVNLMADNLTGQVRNIAEVTTAVASGDLSKKITVDVKGEILELKNTINTMVDQLNSFASEVTRVAREVGTEGKLGGQAQVRGVAGTWADLTDNVNLMAANLTGQVRNIADVTTAVAKGDLSKKITVEVKGEILELKNTINTMVDQLNGFASEVTRVAREVGSEGKLGGQAKVEGVAGTWADLTDSVNLMAGNLTAQVRNIAEVTTAVARGDLSKKITVDVRGEILELKDTINVMVDQLNSFASEVTRVAREVGSEGKLGGQAQVEGVGGTWKDLTDNVNDLAANLTGQVRNIAEVTTAVALGDLSKKITVDVKGEILELKNTINTMVDQLNSFASEVTRVAREVGTEGKLGGQAQVRGVAGTWADLTDNVNLMAANLTGQVRNIADVTTAVARGDLSKKITVDVKGEILELKNTINVMVDQLNGFASEVTRVAREVGTEGKLGGQAQVPGVGGTWKDLTDNVNLMATNLTNQVRGIAEVVTAVAQGDLKRKLTVDAKGEIAALAETINFMIETLATFADQVTNMAREVGIEGKLGGQARVPGAAGLWRDLTDNVNQLAANLTNQVRSIADVATAVTKGDLTRSIAVEASGEMAALKDNINEMIRNLKDQTLKNAEQDWLKTNLARFSRMLQGERDLTTVSNLIMSELAPLVNAQYGVFYVTERDGDEMALELASSYGAESREDLKAKFRLREGLVGQAAADKRPILLQNVPGDFIRIGSGLGTASPASVAILPALFEDEVKAVIELASFNEFSETHQSFLDQLMESVGIVLNTIAATMRTEGLLKQSQLLTQELQARQTELTTKQEELHATNEELQEKAQLLENEKRQVEAKNLEIEMARRALEEKAEQLALTSKYKSEFLANMSHELRTPLNSLLILSKLLSDNPQGNLNDKQVEFARTINSAGSDLLNLINDILDLSKIESGTVSIEVGEMPMESLSLHMERTFRQLAADKRLNFSVEFDAGLPATIRTDEKRLQQIVLNLLSNAFKFTAVGGVTLSVRTAFQGWSTNHPILRGAEKAIEIAVTDTGIGIPQDKQKLIFEAFQQADGTTSRKYGGTGLGLSISREIARLLGGELQVRSTPNEGSTFTLFLPETVASPTIIQAGTPARYDNGGALVPSALPGAFEVSDDRDTLDGSPFVLIVEDDPTFASILLDIARSAGLKGVVSTAGAGTLAMARKLQPHAITLDLGLSDIDGFVLLDLLKHDPQTAHLPIHIISGADKIARALDLGADGVTEKPADKESLSTVFRRLAELIETKATSAELIAHRLNEEASPARGVLQLEGAKILIVDDDIRNIYSLTSVLESYGVEVLHAESGKDGILILELTPKIDLALIDIMMPDMDGYETMQQVRMRPALASLPLIAVTAKAMKGDRQKCLDAGASDYIAKPVDIDLLLALLRVWIVRSREASLEAPNLKLVERVGSE, encoded by the coding sequence GTGAACGAGCAAGTGTCCCACAAAGCTTTGGATCGTCGCGACTTGCTGGCAGCGCTGAGGGGCTTTAGCCGAGGCGACTTCAGCGTTCGGCTGCCTGAGGATCTTGATGGACAGGATGGCGAAATCGCACTTCTGTTCAATCAGGTCGTTGGTCTTGAAGAGCAGATGACGAGCGAATTTGAGCGTCTTTCCCACGTGGTAGGCAAGGACGGCAAGATCACGCAGAGGGGCCATGTCCCGGGTGCGATGGGGGGCTGGGAAGCGAAAATTCGCTCGGTCAACGAGCTTATCGAAGACATGGTCCAGCCCACCGCGGAGGTCGCGCGTGTCATCGGCGCCGTGGCCAAGGGGGACCTGTCACAGTCGATGACAGTCGAAATCGATGGTCGCCCGCTGCGCGGAGAATTTCTCCGCATCGGCAAGGTCGTAAATACGATGGTAGAGCAGCTCGCATCCTTTGCCTCGGAAGTGACCCGCGTGGCGCGTGAGGTGGGGACTGAGGGCAAGCTCGGCGGGCAGGCGACGGTGAAGGGCGTCGCCGGCACCTGGAAAGACCTTACCGACAACGTCAACGCCATGGCGACCAACCTCACGGGGCAGGTGCGCAACATCGCTGAAGTGACGACCGCCGTTGCCTCGGGTGATCTTTCCAAGAAAATCACGGTCGAGGTGAAGGGGGAGATCCTTGAGCTGAAGAACACGATCAACGTCATGGTCGATCAGCTTAACAGCTTCGCCTCGGAAGTGACGCGCGTGGCGCGCGAGGTGGGCACAGAGGGCAAGCTCGGCGGGCAGGCGCAGGTCGAAGGCGTCGGCGGCACGTGGAAGGACTTGACCGATAACGTCAACCTGATGGCCGACAATCTCACTGGCCAGGTGCGCAATATCGCGGAAGTGACGACGGCAGTCGCTTCGGGTGACCTTTCCAAGAAGATTACCGTCGATGTGAAGGGCGAAATCCTGGAGCTCAAGAACACCATCAACGTCATGGTGGACCAGCTCAACAGCTTCGCATCGGAAGTGACCCGCGTCGCCCGCGAGGTGGGTACCGAAGGCAAGCTGGGCGGACAGGCGCAGGTGCCCGGCGTCGCGGGCACCTGGAAGGATTTGACCGATAACGTCAACCTGATGGCTGACAATCTCACCGGCCAGGTGCGCAACATCGCCGAAGTGACGACGGCGGTCGCTTCGGGTGACCTTTCCAAGAAGATCACCGTCGACGTGAAGGGCGAAATCCTGGAGCTGAAGAACACGATCAACACCATGGTGGATCAGCTCAACAGCTTCGCGTCTGAAGTGACCCGCGTGGCTCGTGAGGTGGGTACCGAGGGCAAGCTGGGTGGGCAGGCCCAGGTGCGCGGCGTCGCAGGTACATGGGCGGACCTCACCGATAATGTGAACCTCATGGCTGCGAACCTCACTGGCCAGGTCCGCAACATCGCGGACGTCACGACCGCCGTGGCCAAGGGGGACCTGTCGAAAAAAATCACGGTGGAAGTGAAGGGCGAAATCCTAGAGCTTAAGAACACCATCAACACCATGGTGGACCAGCTAAACGGTTTCGCCTCGGAAGTGACACGCGTGGCACGCGAAGTCGGCTCGGAGGGGAAGCTTGGCGGGCAGGCGAAGGTGGAAGGGGTCGCCGGCACTTGGGCGGATCTGACCGATTCTGTCAATCTCATGGCGGGCAACCTGACCGCGCAGGTCCGAAACATCGCCGAAGTCACAACCGCCGTCGCCAGAGGCGACCTGTCCAAGAAAATCACCGTCGATGTGCGGGGGGAAATTCTTGAGCTGAAGGACACCATCAACGTGATGGTTGATCAGCTCAATTCCTTCGCCTCGGAAGTGACGCGCGTGGCGCGCGAAGTGGGGTCAGAGGGTAAGCTTGGGGGCCAGGCACAGGTGGAAGGCGTCGGCGGCACCTGGAAGGACTTGACCGACAATGTGAACGACCTGGCGGCTAATTTGACCGGGCAGGTCCGTAACATCGCCGAAGTGACGACCGCGGTGGCCTTAGGCGACTTGTCCAAAAAGATCACGGTGGATGTGAAGGGCGAAATCCTGGAGCTGAAGAACACCATCAACACCATGGTGGACCAGCTCAATAGCTTCGCGTCGGAGGTCACCCGCGTGGCGCGCGAGGTGGGCACCGAGGGCAAGTTGGGCGGGCAGGCTCAGGTCCGCGGCGTGGCCGGGACATGGGCGGACCTCACCGACAATGTGAACCTGATGGCCGCGAACCTCACTGGCCAAGTCCGCAACATCGCGGACGTGACCACTGCCGTTGCCCGTGGCGACCTTTCGAAGAAAATCACCGTCGATGTAAAGGGTGAAATCCTGGAGCTGAAGAATACCATCAACGTGATGGTCGATCAGCTGAACGGCTTCGCCTCCGAGGTGACGCGCGTGGCTCGCGAAGTCGGTACCGAAGGCAAGCTCGGCGGACAGGCCCAGGTCCCCGGCGTGGGGGGCACCTGGAAGGACCTGACTGACAATGTCAACCTGATGGCGACCAATCTCACCAATCAGGTGCGTGGTATTGCCGAGGTCGTTACGGCGGTGGCGCAGGGCGACCTCAAGCGCAAGCTCACCGTGGACGCCAAGGGAGAGATTGCCGCGCTAGCCGAAACGATCAACTTCATGATTGAAACGCTTGCCACCTTCGCCGACCAGGTGACTAACATGGCACGCGAAGTGGGTATCGAGGGCAAGCTGGGCGGACAGGCGCGTGTGCCGGGTGCCGCTGGCTTGTGGCGCGACCTGACTGACAACGTAAACCAGCTCGCCGCCAATCTTACCAACCAGGTTCGATCAATTGCGGACGTGGCCACCGCGGTTACAAAGGGCGATCTTACGCGGTCCATCGCCGTTGAAGCTTCGGGCGAGATGGCCGCGCTCAAGGACAATATCAACGAGATGATCCGCAACCTCAAGGACCAGACCTTGAAGAATGCGGAGCAGGACTGGCTCAAGACCAACCTCGCCCGGTTCAGCCGCATGCTGCAGGGCGAGCGGGATCTGACCACCGTTTCCAATCTCATCATGTCGGAACTGGCGCCGCTGGTGAACGCTCAATATGGCGTGTTTTATGTCACTGAGCGCGATGGCGACGAAATGGCGCTCGAGCTTGCTTCCAGCTATGGGGCCGAAAGCCGCGAGGACCTCAAGGCCAAGTTCAGGCTGCGAGAGGGGTTGGTAGGGCAAGCCGCAGCGGACAAGCGGCCCATCCTGCTGCAAAATGTCCCGGGCGACTTCATTCGGATCGGCTCTGGCCTTGGCACCGCAAGCCCCGCCAGTGTCGCCATCCTCCCCGCGTTATTCGAGGATGAGGTGAAGGCTGTAATCGAGCTCGCCTCGTTCAACGAGTTCAGCGAAACCCATCAGAGCTTTCTCGACCAGCTCATGGAATCGGTCGGCATCGTGCTGAACACGATTGCCGCGACAATGCGGACCGAGGGCCTTCTCAAACAGTCCCAGCTCCTCACGCAGGAGCTTCAGGCACGGCAGACTGAACTCACCACCAAGCAGGAAGAATTGCACGCCACCAACGAGGAGCTACAGGAAAAGGCGCAGTTGCTGGAGAATGAAAAGCGGCAAGTGGAAGCCAAGAACCTGGAAATCGAGATGGCCAGGCGCGCACTGGAAGAAAAGGCCGAACAGCTCGCGCTTACGTCTAAATACAAGTCCGAATTCCTTGCCAATATGAGCCATGAGCTACGCACGCCGCTCAACTCGCTCCTGATCCTCTCGAAATTGCTCTCCGACAATCCTCAGGGCAATTTGAACGACAAGCAGGTGGAATTCGCGCGCACCATCAACTCGGCTGGGTCGGACCTGCTCAACCTCATCAACGATATTCTCGATCTCTCCAAGATCGAGTCCGGCACCGTGTCGATCGAGGTCGGCGAGATGCCAATGGAAAGCCTCAGCCTGCATATGGAGCGCACCTTTCGCCAGCTGGCGGCGGACAAGAGGCTCAACTTCAGCGTCGAGTTCGACGCAGGATTGCCGGCGACGATCCGCACCGACGAGAAACGGCTGCAACAGATCGTACTCAACCTCCTGTCCAACGCGTTCAAATTCACCGCGGTCGGCGGCGTGACCCTGTCCGTGCGCACCGCTTTTCAGGGATGGAGCACCAACCATCCCATTTTGCGCGGCGCGGAAAAGGCCATCGAGATCGCGGTCACGGATACGGGCATCGGCATTCCACAGGACAAGCAGAAGCTCATTTTCGAGGCGTTCCAGCAGGCCGACGGCACCACCAGCCGGAAATATGGTGGCACGGGCCTGGGTCTTTCCATCAGCCGCGAGATCGCCCGCTTGTTGGGCGGTGAGCTGCAGGTTCGTTCTACGCCAAATGAAGGATCGACATTCACCTTATTCCTTCCCGAAACGGTCGCATCGCCGACGATCATTCAGGCCGGCACGCCGGCACGCTATGATAATGGCGGCGCGCTCGTACCTTCTGCCCTGCCGGGCGCGTTCGAGGTGAGCGATGATCGCGACACGTTGGACGGTTCTCCCTTCGTGCTGATCGTAGAAGATGATCCGACATTTGCATCCATCCTTCTGGATATAGCGCGAAGCGCGGGCCTGAAGGGCGTGGTATCGACCGCTGGAGCGGGGACGCTGGCGATGGCGCGCAAACTTCAGCCACATGCCATCACCCTTGATCTAGGCCTATCGGATATCGACGGCTTCGTGCTGCTTGACCTATTGAAGCACGATCCCCAGACGGCGCATCTACCCATTCATATCATCTCGGGCGCCGACAAGATCGCGAGGGCGCTGGATCTGGGGGCTGACGGGGTGACCGAAAAGCCGGCAGACAAGGAAAGCCTGTCGACTGTGTTCAGGCGGCTTGCGGAGCTCATTGAGACGAAAGCCACCTCGGCAGAACTGATTGCCCACCGTCTGAACGAGGAAGCCAGTCCGGCGCGGGGTGTGCTGCAGCTGGAGGGCGCAAAGATCCTCATCGTCGATGACGATATTCGCAACATCTATTCTCTGACGAGCGTCCTTGAAAGCTATGGTGTGGAGGTTCTCCACGCGGAAAGCGGCAAGGACGGCATCCTCATTCTGGAGCTGACGCCAAAGATCGACCTTGCGCTCATCGACATCATGATGCCGGATATGGACGGATACGAGACGATGCAGCAGGTGCGGATGCGCCCAGCACTCGCCAGCCTTCCGCTCATCGCCGTCACGGCCAAGGCCATGAAGGGCGACCGGCAAAAATGTCTGGACGCCGGCGCTTCTGATTATATCGCCAAGCCGGTAGACATCGACCTCCTGCTGGCGCTGCTCCGCGTGTGGATTGTGCGATCACGCGAAGCGAGCCTTGAAGCGCCGAACCTCAAGCTCGTCGAGCGGGTCGGCTCCGAATGA